The following proteins are co-located in the Bradyrhizobium sp. AZCC 2176 genome:
- a CDS encoding ABC transporter ATP-binding protein, which translates to MEQIRLSIAMLNAAGRRRLGQLGVLILFNTILEVATVGMILPFIALLSDPTLVETHGRIRAIYNMLGLHSTTTFLTLIGVLLLVLVVCKNIYLYWLTRLQAGFGAFEAARVSERLFSGYLAAPFQAHLNRNSAERITTVDYSVDSVFSQVLLYVIVFVTEASVILALILFMLFTEPKLTLALGIVLGGSATILSVYLRRELVELGKTGIQLRVARLQCLQQALTSIKEVKVLGREQFFLETFRDLRQKHAANQARASTVAQMPRQILESVVVGGLLLVIVMILLDGRATADMVAVLGLFAMAAFRIMPALNRMVNAYNTIKNSQAAVDEVWADLADQELSTPTAPTEQKPIGFTRELELRNVSFRYEGSSNLVLEDISLRIVPGESIGFVGPSGAGKSTLVDIVLGLLAPQHGQVAIDGFDITIDPKRWRHLVGYVPQSISLIDDSLRNNVAFGIEADRIEEARVWHALKLARLDDFCRSLPDGLGTMLGERGQRLSGGQRQRVGIARALYHDPQILVLDEATSALDSESERDITDAIDAMRGTKTVLIIAHRLSTVKRCDRLVLLRKGKIEDIGTFEELVSRRKDFRETVRLAELISRAPDLSSALH; encoded by the coding sequence ATGGAACAGATCCGCCTTAGCATCGCAATGTTGAATGCCGCCGGTCGCCGGCGGCTTGGTCAGCTCGGCGTTCTCATCCTCTTCAACACTATTCTTGAGGTTGCGACGGTTGGCATGATCCTGCCGTTCATCGCTCTGCTGAGCGATCCAACCCTCGTCGAAACACACGGGAGAATCCGGGCGATCTACAATATGCTTGGCTTGCATTCGACGACGACATTTTTGACACTAATCGGCGTGCTGCTGCTCGTTCTGGTCGTTTGCAAGAATATCTATCTCTATTGGTTGACACGGCTGCAGGCCGGGTTCGGCGCTTTCGAGGCCGCGCGGGTCTCGGAAAGACTCTTCTCGGGATATCTGGCCGCGCCCTTTCAGGCACATCTCAACCGCAATTCAGCGGAACGGATTACGACGGTTGATTATTCTGTCGACTCCGTATTCTCGCAGGTTCTGCTGTATGTCATCGTCTTCGTGACGGAGGCGTCCGTCATCCTCGCGCTAATCCTTTTCATGCTCTTTACGGAACCCAAACTGACGCTCGCACTTGGAATTGTGTTGGGCGGGTCCGCGACAATTCTCAGCGTGTACTTGAGACGGGAGCTAGTCGAATTAGGCAAAACCGGAATTCAACTGCGAGTTGCTCGACTGCAATGCCTGCAACAGGCGCTAACGAGCATCAAGGAGGTCAAGGTCCTCGGGCGAGAGCAATTCTTTCTCGAAACGTTTCGCGACTTGCGGCAAAAGCACGCCGCTAACCAGGCGCGCGCCTCTACAGTCGCTCAAATGCCACGACAGATCCTTGAATCTGTCGTGGTCGGTGGACTTCTCCTTGTCATCGTCATGATCTTGCTGGATGGCCGTGCAACCGCCGACATGGTGGCCGTGCTAGGCCTGTTTGCGATGGCGGCTTTCCGGATAATGCCAGCTCTGAACCGGATGGTGAACGCGTACAACACCATCAAGAACAGCCAAGCTGCGGTGGACGAGGTTTGGGCAGACCTCGCCGATCAGGAGCTTTCGACTCCCACTGCCCCCACCGAGCAGAAGCCAATCGGCTTCACCCGGGAACTTGAGTTGCGCAACGTATCATTCAGATATGAGGGAAGCTCGAATCTCGTCCTTGAAGATATATCGCTGCGCATTGTGCCCGGCGAATCAATTGGCTTCGTGGGACCATCAGGCGCTGGAAAATCGACACTCGTCGATATCGTCCTGGGCCTTCTCGCGCCACAGCACGGCCAGGTCGCAATCGACGGGTTCGATATAACCATTGACCCAAAGCGCTGGCGTCACCTCGTCGGTTACGTGCCTCAGTCAATCTCGTTAATCGACGACAGCCTGCGCAACAACGTCGCATTCGGCATTGAAGCTGATCGCATCGAGGAAGCCCGGGTCTGGCATGCGCTGAAGCTCGCCCGTCTGGATGATTTTTGCCGCTCTCTGCCAGACGGTCTTGGTACAATGCTGGGAGAACGGGGTCAGCGTTTGTCCGGCGGCCAGCGGCAGCGTGTCGGCATCGCGCGCGCGCTCTACCACGACCCCCAGATATTGGTTCTCGATGAGGCCACATCTGCGCTAGACAGCGAGAGCGAGAGGGACATCACCGACGCGATCGATGCGATGCGCGGGACCAAGACGGTCCTTATCATAGCCCATCGCCTAAGCACCGTGAAAAGGTGTGACAGGCTGGTTCTGTTGCGCAAAGGAAAGATCGAAGATATCGGAACGTTCGAAGAATTGGTCAGTCGCCGCAAAGATTTCCGGGAAACGGTTCGCTTGGCCGAACTTATTTCTCGTGCTCCCGATCTCTCTTCAGCCTTGCACTGA
- a CDS encoding TIGR00180 family glycosyltransferase — MVSPLLTLLMPLKGRHLFTLRFLWQANKSALPYRIIIADGEVHPLLAGLLEDPATFPNLTIEFIRYPDDTSFSRFYQKMADAAARVRTPFVMMVDNDDFVMPSGVERCIEFMTTHNEYVSCGGGVAGFALDKDNNSTLANLTGPFNRITYRYSQNYHSRDLAAPTLAERVLDGYANYMTTYYNVFRSAAMTTICRECAEMDFSDLEVHESYFAMRTLTLGKVRSSASCISYFRQYGTSMGSAFKKDWVHHLLHSRFTSDIDHMVNRISSEVAEADGIDPAPIAGEIRELFARGLRINLARRYSPPPRLERFKQHARGVAPQWLRKQYSQRRRAVRQERENLFSNLRADGADDNYLAAFRSELAAIEDTLTGTEFSSFVSRYAPALSTA, encoded by the coding sequence ATGGTATCGCCGCTTCTAACCCTGCTAATGCCACTGAAGGGACGACATCTGTTTACCTTGCGCTTCCTCTGGCAAGCGAATAAATCTGCGCTTCCCTATCGTATAATAATCGCCGATGGCGAAGTTCATCCGCTTCTCGCCGGATTGCTGGAAGACCCCGCAACCTTTCCTAATCTCACCATCGAGTTCATTCGATACCCTGATGACACGAGTTTTAGCCGGTTCTATCAAAAGATGGCCGATGCAGCGGCTCGGGTTCGTACGCCCTTCGTTATGATGGTCGACAATGACGATTTCGTCATGCCCTCTGGCGTTGAACGCTGCATCGAATTCATGACCACTCACAATGAATATGTCAGTTGCGGCGGCGGAGTTGCGGGCTTTGCCCTGGACAAGGACAACAATTCCACTTTGGCGAACCTGACCGGTCCATTCAATCGCATTACCTACCGCTACTCGCAGAATTATCATTCCCGCGATCTCGCTGCACCGACCCTTGCCGAGCGTGTTCTGGATGGCTACGCCAACTACATGACTACGTACTACAACGTGTTCCGGTCCGCCGCGATGACGACGATCTGCCGCGAGTGCGCGGAGATGGATTTCTCTGACCTGGAAGTTCACGAATCTTACTTCGCGATGCGCACGTTGACGCTTGGGAAGGTGCGTTCCTCCGCTTCCTGCATATCGTACTTTCGTCAATACGGCACATCAATGGGCTCGGCTTTTAAGAAGGATTGGGTCCATCATCTGCTACATAGCCGCTTCACCAGCGACATCGATCACATGGTCAATCGTATCTCGTCGGAGGTCGCAGAAGCTGACGGCATTGATCCTGCCCCAATAGCTGGGGAAATTCGCGAGCTGTTCGCGCGTGGCCTGCGCATCAATCTCGCCCGGCGCTATTCACCGCCTCCGCGTCTGGAGCGGTTCAAGCAGCATGCACGCGGCGTCGCACCGCAATGGCTGCGGAAGCAGTATTCGCAGCGCCGGCGGGCCGTACGCCAAGAACGCGAGAACCTCTTCTCCAACCTGCGCGCCGACGGAGCAGACGATAACTACCTTGCGGCATTTCGCAGCGAGCTTGCCGCCATCGAAGATACGCTAACCGGCACGGAATTTTCGAGCTTTGTGAGCCGGTACGCGCCGGCGCTCTCGACTGCCTAG
- a CDS encoding class I SAM-dependent methyltransferase: MTDNSNVRQRRLSDYASNTGFSLRRCYVDMFYFDEVKRLEAKARVLDLGGVRKQSMPGQFDIAHFALDVVCLNILPSANPDVIAVAEALPFHGGIFDAVICSEVLEHTRDPRVVLAEVSRVLRPGGRLLIAVPFLYQIHASPHDFGRYTDFFWRSVLETHGFTVERLEKQGLYWSVMLDFLRLPIDRAAATTSSTVLRKFLRAILRWPLAWARLWAVRVERRTTVQMHPAFSSFTTGYGIVAVRNPAI; this comes from the coding sequence GTGACCGATAATTCGAACGTTCGTCAACGCCGGCTAAGCGATTATGCATCCAACACCGGCTTCTCGCTTCGCCGATGCTATGTCGATATGTTTTACTTCGATGAAGTGAAGCGATTGGAAGCCAAAGCCCGAGTCCTTGATCTTGGGGGCGTGCGAAAGCAAAGCATGCCTGGACAATTTGACATCGCCCACTTTGCGCTGGACGTCGTGTGCCTGAATATCCTGCCGTCAGCAAATCCAGATGTCATTGCCGTCGCAGAGGCATTGCCGTTCCACGGCGGGATCTTCGACGCCGTGATCTGCTCTGAGGTACTGGAGCACACCCGCGACCCGCGTGTTGTGTTGGCCGAAGTATCGCGGGTACTTAGGCCGGGAGGACGGCTTCTCATCGCGGTTCCGTTCCTTTATCAAATTCACGCCAGCCCGCACGACTTCGGACGCTACACCGACTTCTTCTGGAGGAGCGTGCTCGAAACACACGGATTCACGGTAGAGCGCTTGGAAAAGCAAGGTCTGTATTGGTCTGTCATGCTCGACTTCCTGCGCCTGCCGATCGATCGCGCTGCCGCCACAACGTCCAGCACGGTTCTACGCAAGTTCCTCCGTGCGATCCTGCGCTGGCCGCTAGCATGGGCTCGCCTCTGGGCGGTGAGGGTCGAGAGAAGGACCACAGTGCAGATGCACCCGGCTTTCTCTAGCTTCACAACTGGTTACGGCATCGTCGCCGTTCGCAATCCCGCGATTTGA
- a CDS encoding glycosyltransferase: MKRKSLLLVALSFPPSHGGGGLRIFRTYQRMLRMLPLDIVVITEAGRHYKPGWSIYEEMPVFALPPDSSAISLLKAFPAFLSGGGARRFATMHIAGFSKAAQLIGIAGLVAGIPVIAEMTVDPDPPGHRLRDRIALLAITRARLLIALNNTIRAWFLNIGVAPERIWLRPNPVDLDLFRPPTAAERLAARSAFAISDGACLSVVFGRFQPRKNQRLAVQALANLPQPHHLLLAGPAFAEDQEYLSSVRRDIERLGLQHRVIIHAETVADASKIYHAADQLWLTSTREGLPNVMLEALCCGVPVVANSQLNLHDHVVDEVNGCQASPDPQSLAEAALAVLPLSVSPIARRTISDRARQAYNADHLCAEFAGHLAAVAGLSAEGAAK, from the coding sequence ATGAAACGCAAGTCTCTCCTTTTGGTGGCTTTGAGTTTTCCTCCTTCCCATGGAGGAGGCGGATTGAGGATTTTTCGCACGTACCAGCGCATGCTGCGCATGCTGCCGCTCGACATTGTCGTCATCACAGAGGCTGGCCGGCACTACAAGCCTGGATGGTCAATTTACGAAGAGATGCCGGTCTTTGCCTTGCCGCCCGACAGTTCCGCAATCTCGCTGCTCAAAGCCTTTCCGGCCTTTCTGAGCGGAGGAGGAGCGCGCCGTTTCGCCACTATGCACATTGCAGGCTTCTCCAAAGCTGCCCAGCTCATCGGCATTGCCGGTCTTGTCGCCGGAATCCCGGTGATCGCGGAAATGACTGTGGATCCCGATCCGCCAGGCCACCGGCTGCGCGACCGAATAGCGTTGTTGGCTATAACGAGAGCTAGATTGCTGATTGCACTCAATAACACGATCCGCGCGTGGTTCCTCAATATTGGCGTGGCACCGGAACGGATCTGGCTGCGCCCCAATCCGGTTGATCTTGACCTTTTTCGTCCGCCAACCGCCGCCGAGAGACTCGCGGCCCGTTCAGCGTTTGCAATATCGGACGGCGCATGCCTGAGCGTGGTCTTCGGCCGATTCCAACCACGCAAGAATCAGCGCCTCGCCGTCCAGGCCCTCGCGAACTTGCCACAACCACACCATCTGCTGTTGGCGGGACCTGCGTTCGCCGAAGACCAGGAGTATCTATCTTCAGTGCGCCGCGATATCGAGAGGTTGGGCCTGCAGCATCGTGTTATCATCCATGCGGAAACCGTCGCCGACGCCTCCAAAATCTATCACGCGGCCGATCAGCTCTGGCTAACATCAACGCGTGAAGGGTTGCCCAATGTCATGTTGGAAGCGTTGTGTTGTGGCGTTCCAGTGGTAGCCAATAGCCAACTTAACCTCCATGACCACGTTGTTGATGAAGTAAACGGCTGCCAGGCAAGCCCCGATCCTCAATCATTAGCTGAGGCCGCACTGGCGGTCCTGCCGCTTTCGGTGTCACCAATTGCTCGCCGGACAATTTCTGACCGGGCCCGACAGGCGTACAATGCCGACCATCTCTGCGCGGAATTCGCCGGACATCTGGCCGCGGTCGCGGGTCTTTCGGCAGAGGGTGCGGCGAAGTGA
- a CDS encoding class I SAM-dependent methyltransferase, translating into MSDIDLEHWSQLAAKHRAPMNWRLFYARLLEGIDFKGKKVLDIGGGIGLAATYALAHGAERATLLEPEAAGSQNRQLIRARSIREELGLTDRLAIEPCTLQEFDCHGGNFDVAILEASINHLDEDAVVSLQESKSAREQYRAIIIKLGSLLRPGSTIVISDCARRNFFGDLGLRNPLVPSIDWQKHQQPKIWIRLFEECGFSTPTVRWGIHNTLGSLGRRLLGNAVAFYFISSYFILTMRYDGINPPEDSSLKRTNDSSPQGGNDGSSRHAG; encoded by the coding sequence ATGTCCGATATTGATCTTGAACACTGGTCGCAGCTGGCCGCCAAGCATCGCGCTCCGATGAATTGGCGGCTCTTCTATGCGCGCCTGCTGGAAGGCATCGACTTCAAGGGTAAGAAAGTTCTCGACATTGGAGGAGGCATTGGCCTGGCCGCGACCTACGCGCTTGCGCATGGCGCCGAGCGCGCCACGCTTCTGGAGCCGGAAGCCGCAGGTAGCCAAAATCGCCAGCTCATTCGCGCGAGAAGCATACGCGAAGAATTAGGGCTGACGGATCGACTCGCAATCGAGCCCTGTACGCTGCAAGAATTCGACTGCCACGGCGGTAATTTCGACGTGGCGATTCTTGAGGCATCGATCAATCATCTGGATGAAGACGCAGTGGTATCCCTCCAGGAGAGCAAGTCCGCGAGGGAACAATATCGCGCGATCATAATCAAGCTGGGATCGCTCTTGCGTCCCGGTTCGACCATCGTGATTTCAGATTGCGCGCGACGCAATTTCTTCGGTGATCTGGGCCTGCGCAATCCGCTCGTGCCGAGCATCGATTGGCAGAAGCACCAACAGCCGAAGATCTGGATCAGGCTTTTCGAAGAATGCGGCTTTTCCACGCCGACGGTCCGCTGGGGCATTCACAATACGCTTGGATCCCTAGGCCGCCGGTTGCTCGGCAACGCCGTCGCCTTTTACTTCATCAGCAGCTATTTCATTCTGACGATGCGATACGACGGAATCAACCCACCGGAAGATTCGTCTCTAAAGCGCACGAACGACAGTTCACCTCAAGGCGGGAACGACGGTTCATCACGTCATGCCGGGTGA
- a CDS encoding DegT/DnrJ/EryC1/StrS family aminotransferase: MIPVLFPFAQYRTHKDAIQTAIAKVLDGGTYILGQEVAAFERAFADFCGVGHAVGVGSGTDALILALKALDVGRGDEVITVSHTAVATVAAVLAVGATPVLVDVDPTFYTLDPSALDAAVSERTKAAIAVHLYGQTADLDAIHLFAKRNRIWVVEDCAQAAGGFYRGRRVGTYGDIGCFSFYPTKNLGGIGDGGMVVAADPAIADRVRQLRQYGWDDRRQTRKPGVNSRLDEIQAAILGVKLPFLDSDNARRRAIAARYGAGLAGLPLTTPAQRPGCEHVYHLYVIACADREALRSSLVKSGIDSSVHYPLPVHRQAGYMEAAVFPRDGLPVTERLVDRILTLPLYPEIKDSDVEIIIHAIRSHFGS; this comes from the coding sequence GTGATTCCTGTCCTTTTTCCATTTGCCCAATATAGGACGCACAAGGACGCAATTCAGACTGCAATAGCGAAGGTGCTGGATGGTGGCACCTACATTCTAGGTCAGGAGGTCGCCGCGTTCGAGCGCGCGTTTGCGGACTTTTGCGGCGTGGGCCACGCAGTTGGCGTCGGTAGCGGTACCGATGCACTCATCCTGGCGCTGAAGGCGCTTGACGTTGGCCGCGGCGACGAGGTCATCACCGTGTCTCACACCGCGGTTGCCACAGTTGCCGCGGTGCTGGCAGTCGGCGCTACTCCCGTATTGGTGGACGTCGATCCAACATTCTACACGCTCGACCCCTCAGCCCTCGATGCGGCGGTGAGCGAAAGAACAAAGGCGGCAATAGCAGTTCATCTTTACGGACAAACCGCCGATCTTGATGCAATTCATCTTTTCGCAAAACGAAATCGAATTTGGGTCGTAGAGGACTGCGCCCAAGCGGCGGGTGGGTTCTATCGAGGGCGGCGCGTAGGGACTTATGGGGATATCGGCTGTTTCAGTTTCTATCCAACCAAGAATCTGGGTGGCATCGGCGATGGCGGCATGGTCGTCGCTGCCGATCCCGCGATAGCCGATCGTGTCCGGCAATTGCGTCAATACGGGTGGGACGACCGACGGCAGACGCGAAAGCCCGGCGTAAACTCTCGGCTGGATGAAATTCAGGCAGCCATTCTCGGAGTAAAACTCCCCTTTCTTGACTCAGACAACGCTCGTCGGCGTGCCATTGCTGCACGGTATGGTGCGGGCCTTGCTGGCTTGCCGCTGACGACTCCAGCTCAGCGCCCTGGCTGTGAACACGTATATCATCTCTACGTCATCGCCTGCGCGGATCGTGAGGCGCTAAGGTCAAGCCTTGTAAAGTCTGGCATCGACTCTAGTGTTCACTATCCGTTGCCGGTTCACCGTCAAGCCGGCTACATGGAGGCAGCGGTGTTTCCACGCGATGGCCTTCCCGTCACTGAACGTCTGGTTGACCGAATTCTCACACTTCCTCTCTATCCGGAGATAAAGGACTCGGACGTGGAAATCATTATCCATGCAATCAGGTCGCACTTTGGGAGCTGA
- a CDS encoding nucleotide sugar dehydrogenase → MAHGRSIAVIGLGYVGLPVAVSFARTRVPVVGFDVDATRISELNAGHDRTREVEKGDLRHVSLTFSADVRAIRECDFYIVTVPTPIDAAHRPDLGAMIAASRSVGSVLKKNDIVVYESTVYPGAIEEECIPVLEQASALKAGLDFHVGYSPERINPGDKQHRFETIMKVVSAQDAKTLDIVADVYGSVVTAGIHRAPSIKVAEAAKVIENTQRDLNIAFMNELSLIFQALDIDTGDVLAAARTKWNFMPFQPGLVGGHCIGVDPYYLTYRAEKAGYHPEVILAGRRINDGMGQRIARECVRGLLQRKGRAGIVTILGLTFKEDVPDTRNSRVVDIIRELESFGLSIQVHDPLANAAEVRQEFGVALTELDALRPADAVILAVAHARYIDGGWPLIQQLLQDSKGLVFDVKLKLDRSSRPEGVELWRL, encoded by the coding sequence GTGGCACACGGGCGCAGTATCGCGGTTATCGGCTTGGGATATGTGGGATTGCCTGTGGCAGTATCATTTGCCCGAACGCGCGTTCCAGTCGTTGGTTTCGACGTGGATGCGACGCGAATTTCCGAGTTGAACGCGGGCCATGACCGCACCCGGGAGGTCGAAAAGGGCGATCTGCGGCACGTGTCATTGACCTTTTCAGCCGACGTAAGGGCGATCCGGGAGTGCGATTTCTATATCGTCACCGTCCCGACCCCAATCGACGCGGCGCATCGACCGGATCTCGGTGCGATGATTGCCGCATCACGCTCGGTGGGGAGCGTGCTCAAGAAGAATGATATCGTCGTCTATGAATCGACGGTGTATCCGGGCGCGATCGAAGAGGAATGCATCCCGGTACTCGAACAAGCATCCGCGTTGAAGGCCGGCCTGGATTTCCATGTCGGATATTCGCCGGAGCGAATCAATCCAGGCGACAAGCAACACCGGTTCGAAACAATAATGAAGGTCGTGTCGGCACAGGACGCGAAGACCCTCGACATTGTTGCTGACGTGTACGGATCCGTGGTAACCGCTGGCATTCATCGCGCACCTTCCATTAAAGTTGCCGAAGCGGCTAAAGTCATCGAAAATACGCAACGCGATCTCAATATCGCGTTCATGAATGAATTGTCGCTGATCTTCCAAGCGCTCGATATCGATACCGGCGATGTTCTTGCGGCAGCCCGAACGAAATGGAATTTCATGCCCTTTCAACCGGGACTGGTTGGCGGCCACTGCATTGGCGTTGACCCGTATTACCTGACCTATCGTGCCGAAAAAGCGGGGTACCATCCGGAAGTCATCTTGGCCGGTCGGCGCATCAACGACGGCATGGGCCAGCGAATCGCGAGGGAATGTGTTCGCGGGCTATTGCAGCGGAAAGGCCGCGCGGGGATCGTCACCATCCTGGGCCTGACTTTCAAGGAGGACGTTCCCGATACGCGCAATTCTCGTGTTGTCGATATCATACGTGAGCTGGAGTCGTTTGGCCTCTCGATCCAGGTGCATGATCCCTTGGCGAATGCTGCGGAGGTCAGGCAAGAATTCGGTGTGGCGCTGACTGAACTGGATGCGCTGCGACCTGCCGACGCCGTCATTCTGGCAGTGGCGCACGCTCGCTATATCGATGGCGGCTGGCCGCTTATTCAACAGTTACTGCAAGACAGCAAAGGTCTTGTTTTCGACGTCAAGTTGAAGCTTGATCGCAGCTCGCGGCCTGAAGGCGTCGAGTTATGGCGGCTCTAG
- a CDS encoding NAD-dependent epimerase encodes MSDRAILVTGAAGFIGFHVAQRLLSAGRKVVGLDIINNYYDPGLKEARLEILKRHSNFSFVKLDLTDREAMKSLFAQHRFPIVIHLAAQAGVRYSLENPHAYIDSNIEGFINVLEGCRHNACKHLLFASSSSVYGANTKLPFSVQDNVDHPISLYAASKKANELMSHAYSHLYGLPATGLRFFTVYGPWGRPDMAMFIFAKAILSGAPIKLFNHGNMRRDFTFVADVSEAIVRLVECPPRGNPNWSGDVPDPASSGAPWKVYNIGNNNPEDITHVVSLLEKEFGRAAIKEMLPMQPGDVPATYADIEDLARDIGFKPATTIEDGIERFAKWYREYHKV; translated from the coding sequence ATGTCCGATCGCGCGATACTAGTCACCGGGGCAGCCGGTTTTATCGGATTTCACGTGGCTCAACGTCTGTTGTCAGCCGGCCGCAAGGTCGTCGGTCTCGATATCATCAATAATTATTATGATCCTGGTCTGAAGGAAGCTCGCCTCGAGATTTTGAAGCGCCATTCGAATTTTAGCTTTGTAAAGCTCGATCTGACCGATCGTGAAGCGATGAAGTCGCTCTTTGCGCAGCATCGTTTTCCCATCGTCATTCATCTCGCAGCTCAGGCAGGCGTCCGCTACTCGCTCGAAAACCCTCACGCATATATCGATTCGAATATCGAAGGGTTCATAAACGTACTTGAGGGCTGCCGGCACAACGCCTGCAAACACCTGCTCTTTGCATCTTCCTCTTCCGTGTATGGCGCGAACACTAAACTGCCATTTTCGGTGCAGGATAATGTCGATCACCCTATCAGTCTCTACGCCGCGTCAAAGAAGGCCAACGAGCTGATGTCGCACGCATACAGCCATTTGTATGGTCTTCCTGCCACCGGTCTACGGTTCTTCACGGTCTACGGTCCTTGGGGCCGCCCGGACATGGCAATGTTTATTTTCGCGAAAGCTATCTTGAGCGGCGCTCCGATCAAGTTGTTCAACCATGGCAACATGCGTCGCGACTTTACCTTTGTAGCGGATGTCAGCGAGGCGATCGTTCGCCTCGTCGAATGCCCACCACGGGGCAATCCAAACTGGTCCGGCGACGTCCCCGATCCCGCAAGCAGCGGAGCGCCTTGGAAAGTCTACAATATAGGCAACAACAATCCTGAAGATATCACGCACGTAGTTTCGCTTCTGGAGAAGGAGTTCGGGCGAGCGGCCATCAAAGAGATGTTGCCGATGCAGCCCGGCGACGTGCCGGCAACGTATGCCGATATTGAGGATCTGGCCCGCGACATTGGATTCAAACCTGCGACCACTATTGAAGATGGCATCGAACGATTTGCAAAATGGTATCGCGAGTACCACAAGGTTTAG
- a CDS encoding D-glycero-alpha-D-manno-heptose-1,7-bisphosphate 7-phosphatase gives MRRAINRLHHSTTLPAAYAAQDFTGPATTAIVFRVVNEAVFTGKRNLIQGDEMKRPAVFFDRDGVLNEDKGYVFEISKLRWIDGAREAVKAANDAGCFAFVVTNQSGVAKGLYEETQVEALHRWMADDLAKIGAHIDAFEYCPYHPNALIEQYRQVSHRRKPAPGMINDLLERFPVDISRSILIGDKPTDLEAARAAGVQGYLYSGGHLAQFLKPLLPLN, from the coding sequence ATCCGACGAGCGATAAATAGACTTCACCATTCGACAACACTACCAGCAGCATATGCGGCCCAGGATTTCACTGGCCCCGCCACGACTGCTATAGTCTTCAGAGTTGTGAATGAAGCAGTATTCACTGGAAAGCGTAACCTGATTCAAGGCGATGAAATGAAGAGACCGGCAGTTTTCTTCGACAGGGACGGAGTGCTCAATGAGGACAAGGGTTATGTTTTCGAGATCAGTAAGCTGAGGTGGATTGACGGCGCGCGCGAAGCAGTGAAGGCCGCCAACGATGCAGGATGTTTTGCGTTCGTAGTTACGAACCAGTCAGGCGTGGCCAAGGGCCTTTACGAGGAAACTCAAGTTGAAGCATTACATAGATGGATGGCGGACGATCTGGCGAAGATCGGAGCTCACATAGACGCGTTCGAATACTGCCCTTACCATCCCAATGCGCTGATAGAACAGTATCGTCAGGTAAGCCATCGGCGTAAGCCCGCACCCGGGATGATCAACGATCTGCTGGAGCGCTTTCCAGTGGACATCAGTCGCAGCATTCTCATAGGCGACAAGCCCACCGACCTGGAAGCGGCGCGGGCCGCTGGCGTTCAAGGCTATTTGTACTCAGGCGGCCATCTTGCCCAATTCTTAAAGCCGCTCTTGCCTCTCAATTAA